The Pseudomonas sp. R4-35-07 genome contains a region encoding:
- a CDS encoding filamentous hemagglutinin N-terminal domain-containing protein has translation MDVRQFAFLARQPSAALKPRNAFFGLPKRGLALILANALFWQPLLAQAEGIVVSAPGTSVGQAGNGVPVVNIATPNGAGLSHNQFQQYNVGPNGVILNNATGTLVNTQLGGYIVGNPNLKGGAASVILNEVNGGSASQLRGYTEVAGQSAKVIVANPYGITCSGCGFINTPNVTLTTGKPVLDPTGQLKSYQVDGGAVTIDGEGLNASNVDRFDIITRSAKINAQINARELNVIAGRNDVDAQSLNTTPRADDGSAKPELAIDSSALGGMYAGAIKLVGTEAGVGVKLDGTLAASGGDIQLDANGRLSMAQAAATGNVKVTAQNVDLTDKVYANGNVQVTSAQNLVNQKSIAAGQRIELNAANVNNPGIIEAGVAADNTRNTTGDLVVNAQTVTTSGNLLASRALAITAAQALTNQGAIIQAKTVDLSSAKLTNQGASARLFGEQSLAINSPAIVNLGGLIRFGEGQAATLNSASLDNRQGRIEMAGGSLVVTSANLNNSGGQIIANDLTVNAGSLNNQNGVLVGKTATVNASNLDNSLKGLVQADGGTLNLTVANTFNNNQGFAQASTDLNVTAGSLSSNANGVLSADTGKLTLTAAQQLNNAQGRLQAGQGDIALRAANLDNQNGVIVGKQLLLDVAGGDIDNRAGRVLGDQLDVRASGLDNRSAGLLAGGAQGVSLLLKGPGQLLNAQGRIQSEGLLQLQGERFDNSAGILLGQTVDVIAQTFNNSDKGALVSDGGDVVLKVSDLLTNVGGQIDAGERSVLVKQLTTLNNDGGTLRGKHLDIAAQHLNNNNGQLLAGAGGLSYSGQDLSNRKGLILSGGALTELTTASLDNQDGTVQGDSLSVSADSVNNGSDGLMASLVGNLQLTVQTLANRGGKLFGKEQVTVNGATLDNSAGGQISGNQLNLTSRDTLTNQGGLIEANQGLTLTGGNLDNSANGQLRGLGGASSSVNLSGTVNNQNGTLEFGSQAFSLDAASLNNQNGMLQHAGSGLFHLNTASLSGSQGNIQGMGSADWAFGKVDGLGRVQLNDVLTYKSDQALALKAGDRMASAKGLVLNVASLDNGGELLSDGDISITTGDMSNSGRVSALQTLTVAANNLNQNGGRLAATNARLTLNGTLANLGFLTARQQLDIAAAQIDNRGTLGAQGAVNLTAVNGITNAADSLLFSGGDMTLRSNGFSNSYGDVYSKGNLSFAARDGGRAVLFSNRSGTVESEGSIGINAGFIENAKDEFELGQTLTTGSLYWVCSQHCDESDNWERGEITIYETYLEAATKDSAAARLVAGKNMLLQGDNVQNRYSLMAANGDLSITAGDLLNQGAATRTGQRKIVVNTPGHVPDDLFERMRYVDVPAFNAATAAGHFDKARFEELKSRSPNSRPFVHSSDVTTWTDNGGPGYDATLQAGGTVNLNVARTLQNGTLHNNTLAQLTGTLGDDQTGIPVGGININLSKHANDPSAQAPGSVLPVVGVAPGGGFVPVDYTGTAFAPVDPTTSPTFQLPKGEYGLFVKNADPTSHYLIETNPEFTSVSGFFSSDYMLGKLGFNSDNAWRRLGDGQYETRLIRDAVLAQTGQRFLAGGLYSDADQFRYLMDNALASKDALRLSLGVSLTGQQVGALTHDIVWMENRVIDGQTVLVPVLYLAQADSRNVRGNSLIQGRDLNLVTGGDLINVGTLRASNNLSAISSGSIYTGGLVEAGNNLNLLAQDSIRNAMAGEIRGKQVSLTALKGDVTNDNTAIQVRDGVGMRTLTDTSAGTIVARENLAIDAGRDLTNRGALVAGNDANLTAGRDLNLIAASDTSVKHETRDSGEKSSITTDVKNLAASVTAGGSINMQAGQDVNIIGSTATAGKDLTIAAGRDLNVASVSDMHNVEGKEKHGKKRIKTSDDQTTQVASVLTAGGDFVSQAGRDTTIVASRISAGNEAYLYSGDKLNLLAAQNSTYSLYDMKEKGGWGAKKTKRDEVTHVTNVGTEIKTGGDLSLVSGGDQLYQRAKLESGKDLAITSGGAVTFEAVKDLHQESHEKSKSDLAWTSAKGKGNTDETLRQSELKAQGELAIKAVNGLKIDIKQIDQNTVSQTIDVMVKADPQLAWLKEAEKRGDVDWRHVKELHDSFKYSHSSLGQGAMLAIIIVVTVLTAGAASALAASAGSAVGAGSTMAAATAATAATSTTAAVAGTAAGLGNVIATASLTSLASTGVVSTINNKGNLGAAFKETFSSDSLKQSLIAGASAGFVNYASGNWFGAQSDPVTNKVSGPSVVPHWNDPAAIGRFGTIQLAGGAVRGTLSEALGQGSFKDAMKGSLFDVMQATAFTGVGDFGNAYKLQDSGLSKTALHAVVGGLLSEAMGGDFKTGAIAAGANEALIVTLDKSPLLSSSDPAEHDRLVNAASKLVGLLAAASVDGDVAMGSEIAGNAQSYNRKLHAQEEKRLAQEAKSLDATKGQSRSGFEWDALLTFVAGGEVDQKTNNELQGILAGYGPTNPEGQALGDDLAVARGVINKLQNEKVLLTWGDGSPIVANGDQVVAFKSTDKQYKDSLLFNPSSNTTYNNEPGGVGVVPDAWAEQYGERTAIRKFPEIAALSSDTASQAEQIDRLRVLVGGGINSDIDLKLLAELMPVGGVGKGALLSAIKELAARDTLAVKGTEAIAGKAAETVSGKAIESAAGKGLDAAAGKGTEQFANQAQAKLAGYSPCCFAAGTMVATPDGERAIDALRVGDVVWTKPEEGGEPFASKVSATHIRTDQPIYQLTLVKNGSAGEGITETLQVTPGHPFYVPARKGFVPLIELKPGDQLQSLGDGATQEASISVVSIKLLQSQGKTYNLTVDIGHTFYVGKLSTWVHNIGPCYTCNAGSCSVHGLDSSATDRVSQNWNRQDTPTAETIKVDSSKSVKGSPEYEMLNNPEARMPNQRYELDNGTTFVTDSRGLVEELTFTPVDIKVPRDARQTAAGKTGRETDVGGHAQACSQGGTCDGYNLFAQDQNFNSSAYKVFYEHKIKSALNDPNKVVGPTTIKFNREDPRSLRPDTLDVTYTIDGKRQTVRFENEARRIPEHKE, from the coding sequence ATGGACGTTCGCCAATTCGCCTTCCTGGCCCGCCAACCTTCTGCCGCCCTGAAGCCGCGCAACGCGTTCTTCGGCCTGCCCAAGCGCGGGCTGGCGTTGATCCTCGCCAACGCGCTGTTCTGGCAGCCGCTGCTGGCCCAGGCCGAGGGCATTGTGGTCAGTGCGCCGGGTACTTCGGTTGGCCAGGCGGGCAATGGCGTGCCGGTGGTGAACATCGCCACGCCCAACGGCGCGGGTTTGTCCCATAACCAGTTCCAGCAGTACAACGTCGGCCCCAACGGCGTGATCCTCAATAACGCCACCGGTACCCTGGTCAACACCCAGCTGGGCGGTTACATCGTCGGCAACCCCAACCTCAAGGGCGGCGCGGCCAGCGTCATCCTCAACGAAGTCAACGGCGGCAGCGCCAGCCAGTTGCGCGGCTATACCGAAGTGGCGGGGCAGTCGGCCAAGGTCATCGTCGCCAACCCGTACGGGATTACCTGCAGCGGCTGCGGCTTCATCAACACGCCGAACGTGACCCTCACCACCGGCAAACCGGTGCTCGACCCGACCGGCCAGCTGAAAAGCTACCAGGTCGACGGCGGCGCCGTGACCATCGACGGCGAAGGCCTCAACGCCAGCAACGTCGACCGCTTCGACATCATCACCCGCTCGGCCAAAATCAACGCACAGATCAACGCTCGCGAACTCAACGTGATCGCCGGGCGCAACGACGTCGATGCGCAAAGCCTGAACACCACGCCGCGCGCCGATGACGGCAGCGCCAAACCCGAGCTGGCGATCGACTCCTCGGCCCTGGGCGGCATGTATGCCGGTGCGATCAAACTGGTGGGCACCGAGGCCGGTGTGGGGGTGAAGCTCGACGGCACCCTGGCGGCCAGTGGTGGGGATATTCAGCTCGATGCCAATGGGCGCTTGAGCATGGCGCAGGCGGCGGCCACCGGCAACGTCAAGGTCACGGCGCAGAATGTCGACCTGACCGATAAGGTTTACGCCAACGGCAACGTGCAGGTCACCAGCGCTCAGAACCTGGTCAACCAGAAAAGCATCGCAGCCGGCCAGCGCATCGAACTCAACGCGGCCAACGTGAACAACCCCGGCATCATCGAAGCCGGCGTCGCCGCCGATAACACCCGCAACACCACCGGCGATCTGGTGGTCAACGCGCAAACCGTCACCACCTCCGGCAACCTGCTGGCCAGCCGCGCCCTGGCGATCACCGCCGCGCAAGCGCTGACCAATCAGGGCGCAATCATCCAGGCCAAGACCGTCGACCTCAGCAGCGCCAAGCTGACCAACCAGGGTGCCAGCGCACGCCTGTTCGGCGAGCAGAGCCTGGCGATCAACTCGCCGGCCATCGTCAACCTCGGCGGGCTGATTCGCTTCGGTGAAGGCCAGGCCGCCACGCTCAACAGCGCCTCCCTGGACAACCGCCAGGGCCGTATCGAAATGGCCGGTGGCAGCCTGGTCGTGACCAGCGCCAACCTCAACAACAGCGGCGGGCAAATCATCGCCAACGACCTCACCGTCAACGCCGGCAGCCTGAACAACCAGAACGGCGTGCTGGTGGGCAAAACCGCTACCGTCAATGCCAGTAACCTCGACAACAGCCTCAAGGGCCTGGTCCAGGCCGACGGCGGCACGCTCAACCTCACCGTTGCCAACACCTTCAACAACAACCAGGGTTTCGCCCAGGCCAGCACCGACCTCAACGTCACTGCCGGCAGCCTCAGCAGTAATGCTAACGGCGTGCTCAGCGCCGACACCGGCAAGCTGACCCTCACCGCCGCGCAACAGCTCAACAACGCCCAGGGCCGCCTGCAGGCCGGGCAGGGCGATATCGCACTGCGCGCCGCGAACCTGGATAACCAGAACGGCGTGATCGTCGGCAAGCAACTGCTGCTCGACGTTGCCGGTGGCGATATCGACAACCGTGCCGGGCGCGTCTTGGGCGACCAACTCGACGTGCGCGCTTCCGGCCTCGACAACCGCAGCGCCGGCCTGCTGGCCGGTGGCGCCCAGGGCGTCAGCCTGCTGCTCAAAGGCCCGGGCCAGTTGCTTAACGCCCAGGGCCGCATCCAGAGCGAAGGCCTCCTGCAATTGCAGGGCGAGCGTTTCGACAACAGCGCAGGCATCCTGCTGGGCCAGACCGTCGACGTGATCGCGCAAACCTTCAACAACAGCGACAAAGGCGCGCTGGTCAGCGATGGCGGCGACGTGGTGCTCAAGGTCAGCGACCTGCTCACCAACGTCGGCGGCCAGATCGACGCGGGCGAGCGCAGCGTATTGGTCAAGCAGCTCACCACCCTCAACAACGACGGCGGCACCCTGCGCGGCAAGCATCTGGACATCGCCGCCCAGCACCTGAACAACAACAACGGCCAACTGCTGGCCGGCGCCGGGGGCTTGAGCTACAGCGGCCAGGACCTGAGCAACCGCAAGGGCCTGATCCTCAGCGGCGGCGCCCTCACCGAATTGACCACCGCCAGCCTGGATAACCAGGACGGCACCGTGCAGGGCGACAGCCTGAGCGTCTCCGCCGACAGCGTGAACAACGGCAGCGACGGCCTGATGGCGAGCTTGGTGGGCAATCTGCAACTCACCGTGCAAACCCTGGCCAACCGTGGCGGCAAACTGTTCGGCAAAGAGCAGGTGACCGTCAACGGCGCCACCCTCGACAACAGCGCAGGCGGCCAGATCAGCGGCAACCAGCTCAACCTCACCTCTCGCGACACCCTCACCAACCAGGGCGGCCTGATCGAAGCCAACCAGGGCCTGACCCTCACCGGCGGCAACCTGGACAACAGCGCCAACGGCCAATTGCGTGGCCTGGGCGGCGCCAGCAGCAGCGTCAATCTCAGCGGGACGGTAAACAACCAGAACGGCACCCTGGAATTCGGCAGCCAGGCCTTCAGCCTCGACGCCGCCAGCCTCAACAATCAGAACGGCATGCTGCAACACGCCGGCTCCGGCCTGTTCCACCTCAACACCGCCAGCCTGTCCGGCAGCCAGGGCAATATCCAGGGCATGGGCAGCGCCGACTGGGCATTCGGCAAAGTCGACGGCCTGGGCCGCGTGCAACTCAACGACGTGCTCACCTACAAGAGCGACCAAGCGCTGGCCCTCAAGGCCGGTGACCGCATGGCCAGCGCCAAGGGTTTGGTCCTCAACGTGGCCAGCCTGGACAACGGCGGCGAACTGCTCAGCGACGGTGACATCAGCATCACCACTGGCGATATGAGCAACAGCGGCCGCGTCTCGGCTCTGCAAACCCTCACCGTCGCTGCGAACAATCTCAACCAGAACGGCGGCCGCCTGGCGGCCACCAATGCTCGCCTGACCCTCAACGGCACCCTGGCCAACCTCGGTTTCCTCACCGCCCGGCAGCAGTTGGATATCGCCGCTGCGCAAATCGACAACCGTGGCACCCTCGGTGCCCAGGGCGCGGTGAACCTGACCGCCGTCAACGGCATCACCAATGCGGCCGATTCGCTGTTGTTCAGCGGCGGCGACATGACGTTGCGCAGCAATGGCTTCAGCAATAGCTATGGCGATGTCTACAGCAAAGGCAACTTGAGCTTCGCCGCACGGGATGGTGGGCGTGCCGTGCTGTTCAGCAACCGCTCCGGCACCGTGGAAAGCGAAGGCTCCATCGGCATCAATGCGGGCTTCATCGAAAATGCCAAAGACGAATTCGAACTCGGGCAAACGCTGACCACCGGCAGCTTGTATTGGGTTTGTTCGCAACACTGCGACGAGAGCGACAACTGGGAACGTGGCGAGATCACCATCTACGAAACGTACCTTGAGGCGGCGACCAAGGATTCGGCAGCGGCGCGCCTGGTGGCGGGCAAAAACATGCTGCTGCAAGGCGACAATGTGCAGAACCGCTACAGCCTGATGGCCGCCAATGGCGACCTGAGCATCACCGCCGGTGACCTGCTCAATCAGGGCGCCGCCACGCGTACGGGGCAGCGCAAGATTGTCGTCAACACGCCAGGGCACGTTCCCGACGATTTGTTTGAACGCATGCGATACGTCGACGTTCCCGCGTTCAATGCGGCCACGGCGGCTGGGCATTTCGATAAGGCGCGCTTCGAAGAACTGAAAAGCCGCTCGCCCAATAGCCGGCCTTTCGTCCACTCAAGCGACGTCACCACCTGGACCGACAACGGCGGCCCTGGCTACGACGCCACCCTGCAAGCCGGCGGCACGGTCAACCTAAACGTCGCCCGCACCCTGCAAAACGGCACGCTGCACAACAACACCCTGGCCCAGTTGACCGGCACCCTCGGCGACGACCAGACCGGCATCCCCGTCGGCGGTATCAACATCAACCTGAGCAAACACGCCAACGACCCGAGCGCCCAGGCGCCCGGCAGCGTATTGCCTGTAGTGGGCGTGGCCCCCGGCGGCGGCTTCGTGCCTGTGGACTACACCGGCACCGCCTTCGCCCCGGTCGACCCCACCACCTCGCCCACCTTCCAACTGCCCAAGGGCGAGTACGGCCTGTTCGTCAAGAACGCCGACCCTACCAGCCACTACCTGATCGAGACCAACCCGGAGTTCACCTCGGTGTCCGGCTTCTTCAGCTCCGACTACATGCTCGGCAAACTCGGCTTCAATTCCGATAATGCCTGGCGCCGCCTCGGTGATGGCCAGTACGAAACCCGCCTGATCCGCGACGCCGTGCTCGCGCAAACCGGCCAACGCTTCCTCGCCGGCGGCCTGTACAGCGACGCCGACCAGTTCCGTTACCTGATGGACAACGCACTGGCCAGCAAAGACGCCCTGCGCCTTAGCCTCGGCGTGTCCCTCACCGGCCAGCAAGTCGGCGCCCTGACCCACGACATCGTGTGGATGGAAAACCGCGTCATCGACGGCCAGACCGTGCTCGTACCGGTGCTCTACCTGGCCCAGGCCGACTCGCGCAACGTGCGCGGCAACAGCCTGATCCAGGGCCGCGACCTCAACCTGGTCACCGGCGGCGACCTGATCAACGTCGGCACCCTGCGCGCCAGCAACAACCTGTCCGCCATCAGCAGCGGCAGTATCTACACCGGCGGCCTGGTCGAAGCCGGCAACAACCTGAACCTGCTGGCCCAGGACAGCATCCGCAACGCCATGGCCGGCGAAATCCGCGGCAAGCAAGTCAGCCTCACCGCGCTCAAGGGCGATGTCACCAACGACAACACCGCCATTCAGGTGCGTGACGGCGTCGGCATGCGCACCCTCACCGACACCAGCGCTGGCACCATCGTCGCCCGCGAAAACCTCGCCATCGACGCCGGCCGCGACCTCACCAACCGAGGCGCTTTGGTAGCGGGCAACGACGCCAACCTCACCGCCGGCCGCGACCTCAACCTCATCGCCGCCAGCGACACCAGCGTCAAGCACGAGACCCGTGACAGCGGCGAAAAATCCAGCATCACCACCGACGTCAAAAACCTCGCCGCCAGCGTCACGGCGGGCGGCAGCATCAATATGCAAGCCGGGCAAGACGTCAACATCATCGGCAGCACCGCCACCGCCGGCAAAGACCTTACCATCGCCGCCGGCCGCGACCTCAACGTCGCCTCCGTCAGCGACATGCACAACGTCGAAGGCAAGGAAAAACACGGCAAAAAACGCATCAAGACCTCAGACGACCAGACCACCCAAGTGGCCAGCGTACTGACGGCGGGCGGGGATTTCGTCAGCCAGGCTGGGCGTGACACCACGATAGTGGCGAGCAGGATCAGTGCGGGGAATGAGGCTTATCTGTATAGCGGGGATAAGTTGAACCTGCTGGCGGCGCAGAACAGCACCTACAGCCTTTACGACATGAAGGAGAAGGGTGGTTGGGGCGCGAAGAAGACCAAGCGCGATGAAGTGACCCACGTCACGAATGTGGGGACTGAAATCAAGACTGGTGGTGATCTGTCGCTGGTCAGCGGCGGTGATCAGCTGTATCAGCGGGCCAAGCTCGAGAGTGGTAAGGACCTAGCGATCACCAGTGGCGGCGCGGTGACCTTCGAGGCGGTCAAGGACCTGCACCAGGAGAGCCACGAGAAGAGCAAGAGTGACCTGGCGTGGACCAGCGCCAAGGGCAAGGGGAATACCGACGAGACGCTGCGCCAAAGTGAGTTGAAGGCACAGGGTGAGTTGGCGATCAAGGCGGTCAACGGGCTGAAGATCGACATTAAACAGATTGATCAGAACACGGTTAGCCAAACGATTGATGTGATGGTCAAAGCAGACCCACAGTTGGCTTGGTTGAAAGAAGCCGAGAAGCGCGGGGATGTGGATTGGCGGCATGTGAAGGAACTGCACGACTCCTTTAAGTACAGCCATTCCAGCCTCGGCCAAGGCGCAATGCTGGCAATCATTATCGTTGTCACCGTGTTGACGGCGGGAGCCGCCAGTGCACTTGCTGCCTCTGCAGGGAGCGCAGTCGGCGCGGGCTCGACCATGGCGGCTGCGACAGCCGCTACTGCTGCGACGTCGACCACCGCTGCAGTTGCAGGAACTGCGGCTGGGTTGGGCAACGTTATCGCGACGGCGTCGTTGACTTCGCTTGCTAGCACCGGCGTTGTTAGCACCATAAACAATAAAGGCAACCTGGGGGCAGCATTCAAGGAAACGTTCAGCAGCGACAGCCTGAAACAATCGCTGATCGCGGGTGCTTCTGCAGGTTTTGTGAATTACGCGAGTGGCAATTGGTTCGGCGCACAGAGCGACCCCGTAACTAATAAAGTAAGCGGCCCAAGCGTCGTGCCCCATTGGAACGACCCGGCAGCAATTGGCCGTTTTGGAACGATCCAATTAGCTGGTGGTGCAGTGCGCGGGACGCTTTCTGAAGCCCTTGGACAAGGGAGCTTCAAAGACGCCATGAAGGGCAGTCTTTTTGATGTGATGCAGGCGACCGCCTTCACAGGCGTTGGTGATTTTGGCAATGCCTACAAACTTCAAGACAGCGGTCTAAGCAAAACGGCACTGCACGCCGTTGTAGGCGGGTTGCTTTCGGAAGCCATGGGTGGCGACTTCAAGACGGGAGCGATTGCTGCGGGTGCTAATGAAGCCCTTATTGTGACGTTGGATAAGTCACCTCTACTCAGTAGTAGTGATCCAGCAGAGCATGATCGACTGGTCAATGCAGCATCCAAGCTGGTGGGATTGCTCGCTGCCGCAAGCGTTGACGGCGATGTTGCAATGGGCTCGGAAATTGCTGGAAATGCACAATCATACAACCGCAAGTTGCACGCTCAAGAAGAGAAACGATTGGCCCAAGAGGCCAAGAGTTTAGATGCCACTAAAGGTCAAAGCCGATCTGGCTTTGAGTGGGATGCCCTCTTAACGTTTGTTGCCGGAGGTGAGGTCGATCAGAAAACCAACAATGAGCTTCAAGGGATTCTGGCCGGTTACGGTCCCACAAATCCTGAAGGGCAAGCACTAGGAGACGACCTGGCTGTTGCGCGGGGAGTTATCAATAAGCTGCAAAACGAGAAAGTCCTACTGACCTGGGGTGATGGCAGCCCCATTGTTGCGAACGGGGATCAGGTCGTCGCGTTCAAGTCTACAGATAAGCAGTACAAGGATTCGCTGCTGTTCAATCCTTCGAGCAACACAACCTACAACAACGAACCCGGTGGTGTGGGTGTTGTGCCGGATGCGTGGGCCGAGCAATACGGAGAGCGTACGGCTATCAGGAAATTTCCTGAAATCGCCGCGCTCAGTTCTGATACTGCCTCCCAAGCAGAGCAAATAGACCGGCTACGCGTTTTGGTGGGCGGTGGCATTAATTCAGATATAGATCTCAAACTGCTTGCTGAGCTTATGCCTGTAGGTGGCGTAGGCAAGGGAGCACTGTTAAGCGCAATCAAAGAGTTGGCGGCGCGGGACACATTGGCGGTTAAAGGAACGGAGGCTATCGCTGGGAAGGCTGCGGAGACTGTTTCTGGAAAGGCCATTGAGTCAGCAGCCGGTAAAGGCTTGGATGCGGCGGCGGGTAAGGGGACTGAACAGTTTGCCAACCAAGCACAGGCCAAGTTAGCAGGCTATAGCCCATGCTGTTTTGCTGCCGGGACTATGGTCGCCACCCCTGATGGTGAACGAGCCATTGACGCCCTCAGGGTGGGCGACGTCGTCTGGACCAAACCTGAAGAAGGAGGTGAACCGTTCGCCTCGAAGGTCTCGGCAACCCACATTCGCACGGATCAGCCGATCTACCAGTTGACGCTTGTGAAGAACGGCAGTGCCGGTGAAGGTATCACTGAGACTCTGCAAGTGACGCCGGGTCATCCGTTCTACGTGCCGGCGCGCAAAGGCTTTGTACCACTTATAGAGCTCAAGCCGGGTGATCAACTGCAGTCGTTGGGGGATGGGGCGACGCAAGAGGCTTCGATCTCCGTAGTATCAATAAAGCTGCTGCAGTCGCAGGGGAAAACGTACAACCTGACGGTGGACATTGGGCATACTTTCTATGTTGGCAAGCTAAGCACGTGGGTACATAACATTGGACCTTGCTATACCTGTAATGCGGGAAGCTGTTCGGTTCATGGGCTAGATTCCAGCGCGACAGATAGGGTATCTCAGAATTGGAATCGTCAAGACACACCAACGGCTGAAACAATCAAAGTCGACAGCAGTAAATCAGTCAAAGGATCGCCTGAGTACGAAATGCTCAACAACCCAGAAGCACGTATGCCCAACCAGCGTTATGAGCTGGACAACGGCACTACTTTTGTAACCGACAGTAGAGGTCTAGTCGAAGAGCTCACGTTCACCCCGGTTGATATCAAGGTTCCACGGGACGCGAGGCAAACTGCTGCTGGGAAGACCGGTAGAGAAACTGATGTAGGCGGACACGCACAAGCGTGTAGTCAGGGTGGGACATGCGATGGTTACAACTTGTTCGCCCAAGATCAGAATTTCAATAGCTCAGCGTATAAGGTATTTTACGAACACAAAATCAAAAGCGCTTTGAACGATCCAAATAAAGTAGTAGGACCGACAACTATAAAATTTAATCGCGAAGATCCTCGATCGTTGCGCCCAGATACGTTGGATGTTACTTATACAATCGATGGAAAGCGTCAAACTGTTCGATTTGAAAATGAAGCTCGCAGAATACCGGAGCATAAAGAATGA
- a CDS encoding SMI1/KNR4 family protein, which yields MIAGINFDSYYGQGNSADIEAFEELAGIVFPAKYKEVSVEFNGSFILNKPVFNFYNRLLGEDVTSSAGLFLPFGEIEGSFETMEIKYQYPPEEFAQGLIIFSALGNGDALCFDYRENRLTDDPSVVMWHHESTPGSDLELSFVAPSFSEFLKKLFERPAD from the coding sequence ATGATCGCTGGAATAAATTTTGATTCTTATTATGGTCAAGGTAATTCTGCTGATATAGAAGCTTTCGAAGAATTGGCGGGTATAGTTTTTCCTGCGAAATACAAAGAAGTTTCAGTGGAGTTTAATGGGTCGTTTATTTTAAATAAACCTGTTTTCAATTTTTATAATCGTCTACTCGGGGAAGATGTTACGAGCAGCGCTGGTCTGTTTTTGCCTTTCGGTGAAATCGAAGGATCATTTGAAACGATGGAGATAAAGTATCAGTATCCTCCGGAGGAATTTGCTCAAGGATTAATTATTTTTTCAGCGTTGGGGAATGGTGACGCGCTCTGTTTTGATTATCGAGAGAACCGCTTGACCGACGATCCAAGCGTGGTGATGTGGCATCATGAATCGACACCCGGCAGTGACCTCGAATTGTCATTCGTTGCGCCCTCCTTCTCCGAGTTTCTAAAAAAGTTATTTGAAAGGCCAGCTGATTAA
- a CDS encoding DUF2846 domain-containing protein encodes MQADVANYSLPKAAVADKGLVYVVRPSNVGMMVRFNVFLDDKEANSEMGYNRGNQYIYFFVTPGKHVISSKAENWADMPIDVKAGEVVYLKQEVEMGFAVARNSLKTLSDVEGRYLVKDASLGTIAKESK; translated from the coding sequence ATGCAAGCCGACGTGGCGAACTACTCGTTGCCCAAGGCTGCCGTGGCCGATAAAGGCCTGGTGTATGTCGTGCGCCCTAGCAACGTTGGGATGATGGTGCGGTTCAACGTGTTTCTGGATGACAAGGAAGCCAACTCGGAGATGGGTTACAACCGTGGTAACCAGTACATCTATTTTTTCGTGACGCCGGGCAAGCACGTAATCAGCTCCAAGGCTGAAAACTGGGCGGACATGCCGATCGACGTCAAGGCGGGTGAGGTGGTTTACCTCAAGCAGGAAGTCGAAATGGGCTTCGCCGTAGCGCGCAACAGTCTCAAAACACTGAGCGACGTTGAAGGCCGTTACTTGGTGAAAGATGCCTCCTTGGGCACCATTGCCAAAGAAAGCAAATAA